TAAGTGGCGCAGATTAATACGATGGTCTGCTTTGGATGGTAACATCCTCAAAATAAAGTTGGTGAACTTATAAATATAAGGTGTGTAATTCACGTTTAGGAATTATAGGAAATGATAATTAGGAATTATGCTAACAGGGAAAATCTAAGTGGCTGATATGCCATATGACAATCCTGTGCCAAGTTAGAGTGGCGACATTCTAAAAGGTGCAACGAGCAGGATATACTATCTCAACAGAGATAATGAAATCCATAGAGACAGAGTGAAAATCTCTATTTTGAAGTGCCAACTAACCTAAACTTTAACATTAATGAATTTTAAAGTTTTTAGGTTAAAGATGTGCTCTACTCCCCTAATAAATATCGGGAAACCGAGGGTATTTAGGTTCGATTCAGACACAGTGCTACTCACTAACAACGAGGTTCTTATAAGAGCCGCTAAAAGAAATTACAACACATTTAAAACCTCAGCTTCTTTCGTAGAGGCACAGAAGGTAAAGAGGTATTATACAGCAGAACAACAGGCTGATTTGGATATTAAAACGGCTGTAAACAAGATTGGAGAGATAGTTAATTTATCGCAAGAACTCAATTCATTGCTTTGGAATAAGATGTATTACGGAACTTCTTATGATGATGTTAAGGAATTATATTATGACATTTGCCAGTTAAATGTTATGTCGGGTATAGAGATTAGCGGAATTAGTCTCGGCGTATAGTAATATGCGTAAAAATTAATACATTGAATTGCTGGAAAATCGTAAAGGTCTATCAACTACAACATAAGGATGAAATAATAGCCTAAGTGTGAATGTGGCGAAAGCAGAAAAAATGATAGACATGTAAATATGGTCAAATCCTAAGTTTACGAAAGTTAAAGTAGTAAATAAACAAAGAAAGGAGGAATTCATGAGAAGAAAGCTAAACAAATATAGATTTATTGATGATTATGTTGTCGGAATATGTGCTGACGGTACTGAGTTTAAAATTGACAAGGACGATTATGCACGAGTGTCTTGTTATACATGGAGATATAGAAGGGGACAAATTGAGGGTTGTATAAACAGAAAAAATGTTCAGTTGTCAAGATTTATCTTAAATATCCCACAAAATAATAAGAAAGTATATTTGAGAGAGCCTTTAGATTTTAGGAAACAAAATCTCTTTTACGGCAATAGATATACATTTTATGAGAACTATTGCGCAGTTGAATGTTTCGATGGAACACAATTTATGATTGATTTAGATGATTATAACATTGTTTCTTGTTACACATGGCATTGTAATAATGGATATATCGTAGGCAAGGTAAATAAAAAAGAAATTAAAATTCATCGTTTTTTGCTAAATGCTCAAGAAGGTCAAGAAATTGACCATATTAATCGCAATCCTCTTGATAATAAACGAGATAATTTAAGAATAATTAGCAGGTCTGGGAATTGTGTTAATCGAGGCAAATGTTCTAATAATACTAGCGGAAGAACAGGAGTTTATAGGGTGTCGGGATATGATAGGTATGCGGCGCAACTCAATGTTGATGGAAAACGAATATATCTCGGGTCATACGATACATATGAGGACGCTTGTAGAATAAGAGAACTCGCAGAGCAAAAATATTGCAAAGATTATTTATTACTTTAACAATATAAAATCGAAAATCAGCAGCCAAGCTCTAAATAGGAGAAGGTTCAACGACTATGTGCTCTAAAATCGCAGAGACAGTGGTGTACGCCCAATCATTAAGTTGAGGGCGAAGATATAGTCTATTCTTGTGTGAAAATACAAGGCTTGACGGTTACGTCAACTATCAAATGTAGCGTATTTGATATAATATAAAAGTGATAAGGCAAAGAAAGAGTTTGACATAAATAACTTGAAAGAATTGGACAAGTTGCGAAAGAAATATAGGGACGAGTTAAGCGATGAGTATAATAAAAAGAAAATGCCACATTTCTTCGCTCATATATCCCGTCAGAAGGGCTATTATAATCCTCAAAGAAAGAATTACTGTAAATATCAGACATCTATGGATTATCTACAAACTGTAATAAATGGCTTCAGGATAAAGAACCCATATAAAAAGACATGGCTGCCGTTCGTGGCTAT
This region of Congzhengia minquanensis genomic DNA includes:
- a CDS encoding HNH endonuclease, producing MRRKLNKYRFIDDYVVGICADGTEFKIDKDDYARVSCYTWRYRRGQIEGCINRKNVQLSRFILNIPQNNKKVYLREPLDFRKQNLFYGNRYTFYENYCAVECFDGTQFMIDLDDYNIVSCYTWHCNNGYIVGKVNKKEIKIHRFLLNAQEGQEIDHINRNPLDNKRDNLRIISRSGNCVNRGKCSNNTSGRTGVYRVSGYDRYAAQLNVDGKRIYLGSYDTYEDACRIRELAEQKYCKDYLLL